The following coding sequences are from one Nicotiana tabacum cultivar K326 chromosome 1, ASM71507v2, whole genome shotgun sequence window:
- the LOC107786959 gene encoding 14 kDa proline-rich protein DC2.15-like, with protein sequence MASKNSVALFLCLNLILFSMVSGCGTCPKPKPKPKPKPSCPPPPSSETAICPIDTLKLGVCADVLGLVNAVIGSPPVAPCCSLLSGLANVEAALCLCSAIKANILGINLNVPISLSLLLNVCSKEAPSGFQCS encoded by the coding sequence ATGGCTTCCAAGAATAGTGTtgctcttttcctttgccttaaCCTCATCTTGTTTTCCATGGTTTCTGGGTGTGGTACTTGCCCTAAACCTAAACCTAAGCCAAAACCAAAGCCTTCAtgtcctcctcctccttcttcagAAACAGCTATATGCCCCATTGATACCCTTAAGCTTGGAGTGTGTGCTGATGTTCTTGGATTGGTGAATGCTGTTATTGGGTCACCCCCAGTCGCTCCTTGTTGCAGCCTTCTCTCTGGTCTTGCTAATGTTGAAGCTGCTCTTTGCCTTTGCTCTGCTATTAAGGCTAACATTTTGGGCATTAACCTTAATGTTCCTATTTCACTTAGTTTGCTTCTTAATGTTTGTTCTAAAGAGGCTCCTTCTGGCTTCCAGTGCTCTTAA